A window of the Xiashengella succiniciproducens genome harbors these coding sequences:
- a CDS encoding peptidylprolyl isomerase, with protein MTKLSRKISGMLLGLVCGTFSMFSQSNVIDEVIAVIGDTPVLLSDVEMQYQQAVIQGADYQGDLKCHIFEQLMIQNLLIEQAKLDSIEVSENMVIMQVDRMINEFINRAGSREKLEEWLNKPLYQIKNDQRVLVRNQMITQEMQRSITSGVKVTPAEIRAFYRTTNTDSLPMVPTQYEIQQIRINPEIDLEEIEAVKARLREFQRQVAEGRDFATLAVLYSEDPGSAARGGELGFMSRAELVPEFAQVAFNMQEAGRVSKIVETEFGFHIIQLIERQGDRANVRHILLKPKPKPAAIEAARLKADSIANLIRNDSVSFEEATLLYSFDKDTKLTGGLMVNPQDNSTKFDIQMIPPAINRQLEKMDVGDISGAFLMKDERYGKDYYAIIKLKSRVEAHKANLTDDYQLIQTILENKKREELFKKWITDKQRDNYISISPKWSGCSFEFKGWIK; from the coding sequence ATGACTAAACTTAGCAGGAAAATATCAGGGATGCTGCTTGGGCTCGTTTGCGGCACCTTCTCCATGTTCTCTCAGTCCAACGTTATAGATGAGGTAATTGCTGTAATTGGTGATACTCCAGTATTGCTTTCCGATGTGGAAATGCAGTATCAACAGGCGGTTATTCAGGGAGCAGATTATCAGGGAGACCTGAAGTGCCATATTTTTGAGCAGCTGATGATACAAAACCTGCTTATCGAACAAGCTAAGCTGGATAGTATAGAGGTAAGTGAGAATATGGTGATTATGCAGGTTGACAGGATGATCAATGAGTTTATCAACAGAGCCGGTTCAAGGGAAAAACTTGAAGAATGGCTTAACAAGCCTCTGTACCAGATCAAGAACGATCAGAGAGTACTTGTCCGCAATCAGATGATAACCCAAGAGATGCAGCGTAGTATCACCTCAGGTGTTAAGGTAACACCTGCTGAGATCCGTGCCTTCTACCGTACTACCAATACAGACAGTTTGCCAATGGTTCCGACTCAGTATGAGATTCAACAGATACGTATCAACCCGGAAATAGACCTTGAGGAGATTGAAGCTGTAAAGGCTCGCCTCAGGGAGTTTCAAAGGCAGGTAGCTGAAGGTCGTGATTTTGCGACCCTGGCTGTATTGTACTCCGAGGATCCGGGTTCTGCTGCTAGAGGAGGAGAGCTTGGCTTTATGAGCAGGGCTGAACTGGTTCCTGAATTTGCTCAGGTTGCATTCAATATGCAGGAAGCCGGAAGGGTATCCAAGATTGTAGAAACTGAGTTTGGATTTCACATTATCCAGTTGATCGAACGCCAGGGAGACAGGGCTAATGTACGTCATATTCTGCTCAAGCCGAAACCAAAGCCTGCTGCTATTGAAGCTGCAAGGTTGAAAGCTGATTCAATTGCCAACCTGATCCGTAATGATTCTGTTTCCTTTGAAGAAGCTACCCTGCTTTATTCATTTGACAAGGATACCAAACTTACAGGTGGTCTGATGGTAAATCCTCAGGACAACTCTACAAAGTTTGATATTCAGATGATACCACCTGCCATCAACCGTCAACTGGAAAAGATGGATGTTGGTGATATCTCTGGTGCCTTCTTGATGAAGGATGAAAGATATGGTAAGGATTACTATGCAATCATTAAGCTTAAGTCTAGGGTTGAAGCTCATAAAGCAAATCTTACAGATGATTATCAGCTGATACAGACCATCCTTGAAAACAAGAAGAGAGAGGAGTTATTCAAGAAATGGATTACCGATAAGCAACGGGATAACTATATTTCAATCAGTCCAAAGTGGTCGGGTTGCAGCTTTGAGTTTAAAGGCTGGATTAAGTAA
- a CDS encoding ABC transporter ATP-binding protein, whose translation MNNVIEIENIQKIYQVGTQEVRALRGVTTQIKRGDYVAIMGPSGSGKSTLMNIIGGLDTPTAGRYVLNGTDVSHLHDDRLAEIRNKEIGFVFQTFNLLHQYTALENVILPLVYAGVPKQERIQRGKEALEKVGLANRMEHKPNELSGGQRQRVAVARALINNPSIILADEPTGNLDTKTSIDIMRLFAKIHAAGNTIILVTHEEDIALHAHRIVRLRDGEIERDERNEHVSQL comes from the coding sequence ATGAACAACGTAATAGAGATTGAGAACATTCAGAAAATTTATCAGGTAGGAACACAGGAAGTAAGAGCATTGCGCGGGGTAACCACTCAGATAAAGCGAGGTGATTACGTTGCCATAATGGGGCCCTCAGGATCGGGCAAATCAACCCTTATGAATATTATAGGTGGACTTGACACCCCAACTGCAGGACGATATGTGCTCAACGGAACTGATGTAAGTCACCTGCATGACGACAGACTGGCCGAGATTCGAAATAAGGAGATTGGATTTGTATTCCAGACCTTCAACCTGTTGCATCAGTACACTGCACTTGAGAATGTGATATTGCCTTTGGTATATGCAGGAGTACCCAAACAGGAGCGTATTCAGAGAGGCAAGGAAGCACTTGAGAAAGTGGGGCTAGCCAACCGTATGGAGCACAAGCCCAACGAACTGTCGGGTGGACAGCGACAAAGGGTTGCTGTTGCAAGAGCTCTCATCAATAATCCATCAATTATACTAGCCGACGAACCAACAGGTAACCTGGATACCAAGACTTCAATAGATATCATGAGGCTCTTTGCCAAGATCCATGCTGCCGGCAACACAATTATTCTGGTTACCCACGAAGAGGATATAGCATTGCACGCCCACCGTATAGTTCGCCTTCGTGACGGTGAGATAGAACGTGATGAACGAAATGAACACGTCAGCCAATTGTGA
- a CDS encoding cob(I)yrinic acid a,c-diamide adenosyltransferase, translated as MKKSLVYTKTGDKGTTGLIGGTRVPKDHYRLEAYGTVDELNAHIGMIRSYPIDEVSKLTLIRIQDILFTVGSYLATDDQVSDLRNRLKTEESEIELLERQMDEMEAALPPLRHFVLPGGHPAVAQCHITRTVCRRAERRIVAMSAHTEVNEWVVRYINRLSDYFFVLSRHLANYFNIEEIRWVPDLHD; from the coding sequence ATGAAAAAAAGCCTAGTTTATACTAAAACCGGCGACAAGGGAACAACCGGACTTATAGGTGGCACCCGTGTCCCAAAGGATCACTACAGGCTCGAAGCATACGGAACAGTTGATGAACTAAATGCTCATATAGGTATGATTCGTTCCTACCCGATTGATGAAGTAAGCAAACTCACACTAATTCGCATACAGGATATCCTGTTTACTGTTGGATCCTACCTTGCTACCGACGACCAGGTGTCAGACCTCAGGAATCGTCTTAAAACGGAAGAATCGGAGATTGAGCTGCTCGAACGTCAAATGGACGAGATGGAAGCAGCCCTGCCTCCATTGAGGCACTTTGTATTGCCCGGAGGCCATCCTGCAGTGGCTCAGTGCCATATCACCCGTACTGTATGCCGAAGGGCAGAGAGAAGAATCGTAGCAATGTCAGCACATACAGAAGTGAATGAGTGGGTTGTAAGGTATATCAACCGTCTTTCAGACTACTTCTTCGTGCTTTCACGTCATTTGGCCAATTATTTCAACATTGAAGAAATTAGGTGGGTGCCTGATTTGCATGATTGA
- a CDS encoding OstA-like protein: MKGLKKSILPFLVLLLIGVASAQQRQGTSMVNIEHADYLEGSSRFGKNVQALFGNVRFRHHQTLMFCDSAFFYRDSNRVHAYGNIHIIQNDTIHLYGDTLYYYGFEDKAMVRSNVKLVNKDVVLTTHFLDYNRRSDVAYYFNRGQIVSGDNRLVSDWGYYYPQTDEAHFRKEVVVTNPDYTMYSDTLLYYTVTEVVKIVGPTTIISDRNEIYSELGSYDTRNDVARLEKNSYIKGEEQLLKGDTIFYDRKSGFGEVFSSMFLLDSANHVIITGDYGYYNELEDKALATRNAVMMQISEDDTLYLHADTLRADPIEDTEFRIIRAYHNVKFFRHDFQGRCDSMVYDLKDSINTFYKNPIIWANLNQMSAGTIRLYTRNKTVYKAEMIDNAFVVAPEDTAAFNQIKGRNMTGYIRNNELYRIDVEGNGQTIYYPKDEDEVIGVNRAESSNLTLLLENRKVVGIVMRSAVSGNMNPPLILEAESTRLQGFRWLEEFRPKRMEDIFIKSEGPEPVEQVNYSDFHFDTTMP, from the coding sequence ATGAAGGGTTTGAAGAAAAGTATCCTTCCCTTTCTTGTGCTATTACTGATCGGGGTTGCCTCTGCACAGCAGAGGCAAGGCACTTCCATGGTCAACATTGAACATGCTGACTATCTGGAGGGCTCATCACGTTTCGGTAAAAACGTACAGGCACTGTTTGGTAATGTCAGGTTTAGGCATCACCAGACTTTGATGTTTTGCGACAGTGCATTCTTTTACAGGGATTCCAACAGGGTACATGCCTATGGTAATATTCATATAATTCAGAACGACACAATACACCTATATGGTGATACTCTGTATTATTATGGCTTTGAGGACAAGGCAATGGTTAGAAGTAACGTTAAGCTTGTCAACAAAGATGTGGTTCTGACTACACACTTCCTGGACTACAACCGTAGAAGTGATGTTGCTTATTATTTTAACAGGGGACAGATTGTAAGTGGGGATAATCGCCTTGTTAGTGACTGGGGATATTATTATCCGCAAACTGATGAAGCACATTTCCGCAAGGAGGTTGTGGTTACCAATCCTGATTATACAATGTATTCAGATACCCTTTTGTATTACACGGTAACTGAGGTAGTCAAGATTGTAGGTCCTACTACTATTATCAGCGATAGAAATGAGATATACTCCGAATTAGGGTCTTATGATACCCGCAATGATGTGGCTCGCCTTGAGAAGAACAGCTATATAAAAGGCGAGGAGCAATTGTTGAAAGGAGATACAATATTCTATGACCGCAAAAGCGGTTTTGGAGAGGTCTTCTCGAGCATGTTTCTTCTTGATTCAGCTAATCACGTCATTATTACCGGTGATTACGGTTATTATAACGAATTGGAGGATAAGGCACTTGCTACACGCAATGCCGTTATGATGCAGATAAGTGAGGACGATACTCTATACTTACATGCCGATACCCTTAGGGCCGATCCTATTGAAGATACCGAATTCCGTATTATCCGTGCCTATCACAATGTGAAGTTTTTCAGACACGACTTTCAGGGCAGATGCGATTCTATGGTATATGACCTAAAAGACTCAATCAATACCTTCTACAAGAATCCGATAATATGGGCAAACCTAAATCAGATGAGTGCCGGTACTATCAGACTCTACACCCGCAATAAAACTGTTTACAAGGCCGAGATGATTGATAATGCATTTGTGGTGGCACCCGAGGATACTGCTGCATTTAATCAGATTAAAGGCCGTAATATGACAGGTTATATAAGGAATAATGAACTTTACCGTATTGATGTTGAGGGCAATGGTCAGACAATTTACTATCCAAAAGATGAGGATGAGGTAATCGGGGTCAACCGGGCCGAATCGAGTAATCTTACTCTGTTGCTGGAAAACAGGAAGGTAGTGGGAATAGTAATGCGAAGTGCTGTAAGCGGCAATATGAACCCACCTCTGATTCTGGAAGCAGAATCAACAAGATTACAGGGATTCAGATGGCTTGAAGAATTCAGACCCAAGCGAATGGAAGATATTTTTATCAAAAGTGAGGGACCGGAACCTGTTGAACAGGTCAACTACAGCGACTTTCATTTTGACACTACAATGCCCTAA
- a CDS encoding O-methyltransferase — translation MNLFQAKRYLGYYLRPNHWRGYGIQSPFAFDFAGNLLREKHPYYDFAKIEAWRAALKRSKETIEILDLGAGGQKQPRRKRRLSSIVSRGATPPKYGQLMYRIACRFGASNILELGTSCGISTLYLAMPYKKGKTITIEGCPETAKVAKAGFDRLGADHIDLRVGSFDELLPQALKDLPRPDIVFFDGDHREESTMRYFEQCLPYIHNESIFVFDDIHWSPEMERAWNNITKHPKVKLSFDLMRIGIVFFRRENQKEHFVLRY, via the coding sequence GTGAATCTGTTTCAAGCCAAAAGATATTTAGGATATTACCTTCGACCCAACCACTGGCGCGGCTATGGCATACAATCACCGTTTGCTTTCGACTTTGCGGGCAACCTGCTAAGGGAAAAACATCCATACTATGACTTTGCAAAGATTGAAGCATGGCGTGCAGCTCTTAAACGAAGTAAGGAGACTATAGAGATTCTCGACCTTGGTGCAGGTGGTCAAAAGCAACCAAGACGAAAGCGCAGGCTTTCGTCAATCGTTTCCCGTGGTGCTACCCCACCCAAATATGGTCAGTTAATGTACCGTATCGCATGTCGCTTTGGTGCTAGCAACATACTGGAATTGGGTACCTCTTGCGGTATCAGCACCCTTTATCTTGCAATGCCATATAAGAAGGGAAAGACAATCACAATTGAGGGTTGTCCGGAAACTGCAAAGGTGGCTAAGGCAGGATTCGACAGATTGGGCGCAGACCATATAGATCTGCGGGTGGGTTCGTTTGATGAACTGCTGCCACAGGCACTCAAGGATCTGCCCAGACCTGATATTGTATTTTTTGACGGAGACCACAGGGAGGAAAGCACCATGAGGTACTTTGAGCAGTGTCTGCCCTACATTCACAACGAATCAATCTTTGTGTTTGATGATATACACTGGTCTCCTGAAATGGAACGGGCCTGGAATAATATAACAAAGCATCCCAAGGTCAAACTCTCGTTTGACCTGATGCGGATTGGAATAGTTTTTTTCCGCAGAGAGAACCAAAAAGAGCATTTTGTACTTAGGTATTAA
- a CDS encoding DUF2795 domain-containing protein, translating to MYWTLELAAKLEDAPWPATKEELIDFAIRSGAPLEVIENLQELEDEGEIYESIEDIWPDYPSKDDFFFNEDEY from the coding sequence ATGTATTGGACCCTTGAACTAGCAGCTAAGTTAGAAGATGCTCCCTGGCCTGCCACTAAAGAAGAACTGATCGATTTCGCTATCCGCTCAGGTGCTCCCCTGGAAGTAATTGAAAACCTCCAGGAACTTGAAGATGAAGGTGAGATCTACGAAAGTATAGAAGATATATGGCCGGATTATCCGAGCAAAGACGATTTCTTCTTCAATGAAGATGAGTACTAA